One Pomacea canaliculata isolate SZHN2017 linkage group LG9, ASM307304v1, whole genome shotgun sequence DNA segment encodes these proteins:
- the LOC112572254 gene encoding uncharacterized protein LOC112572254 — protein sequence MADQAKKLPWDPWKNYDISQRELKAIRERAKMRDAMKAEWQKKVTDPYRGSHDGGHIFDPAVQRFMSMRATNFDHFKVTPKTTWFGFLYIVLPVGLLTYISTKDKEENEAKLRSGQVPYKDRLWKFMY from the exons ATGGCTGACCAGGCTAAGAAACTTCCTTGGGATCCATGGAAGAACTATGACATAAGCCAGAGAGAGTTGAAGGCTATCAGGGAAAGAGCCAAAATGCGAGATGCCATGAAGGCTGAATGGCAGAAAAAGGTTACAGACCCTTACCGTGGCTCACACGACGGAGGTCATATA TTTGACCCTGCTGTGCAACGCTTTATGTCAATGCGAGCAACAAATTTTGACCACTTTAAAGTGACACCAAAAACCACATGGTTTGGTTTCTTATATATAGTGTTGCCTGTTGGCTTATTGACATATATATCCACGAAAGACAAG GAAGAGAACGAAGCCAAATTGCGATCTGGACAAGTTCCTTACAAGGATCGCCTGTGGAAATTCATGTACTGA
- the LOC112572403 gene encoding protein DD3-3-like, whose protein sequence is MKTWTIVFGMLLFTSGVNSDIYLHNPRGSNNRLDEQNRDRNNANRLFDSQNNDRGGYNVGSLYYYGTSVLQVEWTNQHSCHHPNSHCELVLQYMCGDLVRDGATVTTIPENRAQCENYNCNTDQRFGMHENYEYYLMCKTRERNKGLFTADQNLNNKNTAQYTRQNPGGTRRGYECPEERDYYPYWHHSPWVDIAVMTNNASRCHYYQTESQNVKDRWECVLPFATVEKYVSQNLVLPNTQEECEAFYWPLNNKNGTRAEWVRYPSHGVDPPSCQETEFTRDNHLGSGLGGQPNLYNWTIPNIDRDSCVLRIRYNISTNDYDGWNTNATVNAEKGRLQDGAKVSLAEKYGFASDAVARSRGYIFKNNPEVKLFEGADFTLRLAVNTAQYGRVFQDRSHTFSILSQPKDVKGTIYNLNVRGKRGNIVQVYPAVEYDFVPNTLELSAGDSIHIQWTGSNTNPGNNDGQGLAGSDRSNIVLLNAQQYPEGGTQKFGPGGIYGHYGVNYPMAFNNLTFLGLSQVDVKALAYLNPGQFGGEMSQLDDAGTYFDLGLRTVTCPAGIYHYMCTRNNNFSNRDQKGRIVVNTNRIALKAIGAMGGKMSLSDGSLEVIVEPGVFNDLQKIRVEQWTTQQAEERMREYNREMTVEGDYASYFYLMTPEHIIAGNSQGFTTKMKVDSGDVSVYRSTSSSFATWTQVSGVNTKDGVATFQALQGGVYVAVTSKPNVGMIVGITIACVVAIAVVVGAICYFRRNPGKWQAVQTSCTNVKRSVKSKV, encoded by the exons ATGAAAACCTGGACCATTGTCTTTGGTATGCTTCTCTTTACTAGCGGTGTCAACAGTGATATTTACCTTCACAATCCCAG gggAAGTAACAACAGACTGGATGAACAAAACAGAGATAGAAATAATGCAAACAG gtTATTTGACTCTCAGAACAATGACAGAGGAGGATATAATGTGGGATCTTTGTATTACTATGGTACTTCTGTTTTGCAAGTAGAGTG GACAAACCAGCATTCTTGTCATCATCCTAACAGCCACTGTGAGCTGGTCTTACAGTATATGTGTGGAGACCTTGTGCGAGATGGTGCCACAGTCAC aacTATACCTGAAAATCGTGCACAGTGTGAGAACTACAACTGCAACACTGATCAGAGATTTGGCATGCATGAAAACTATGAGTACTACTTGATGTGCAAGACCCGGGAGAGGAACAAGGGGCTATTTACTGCCGATCAG AACCTGAATAACAAGAACACAGCTCAGTACACTCGCCAGAATCCTGGAGGAACAAGACGTGGATACGAATGTCCAGAGGAGAGGGACTACTATCCCTACTGGCACCACTCTCCCTGGGTG GACATTGCAGTGATGACCAACAATGCATCACGCTGCCATTACTACCAGACAGAAAGCCAGAATGTCAAAGACCGCTGGGAATGTGTACTGCCTTTTGCCACAGTTGAGAAATATGTGTCTCAAAATCTTGTACTACCTAACACACAGGAGGAGTGTGAG GCATTTTACTGGCCCCTTAATAACAAGAATGGAACAAGAGCTGAGTGGGTGAGGTATCCTTCACATGGGGTAGATCCGCCCAGCTGCCAAGAGACAGAGTTCACGAGGGACAATCATCTGGGCAGTGGGCTAGGTGGACAGCCCAACTTGTACAACTGGACAATTCCAAATATTGACAGAGACAGCTGTGTGCTTCGTATTAG GTACAATATCTCTACCAATGATTATGATGGCTGGAACACCAATGCCACTGTAAATGCTGAGAAAGGACGTCTGCAAGATGGTGCTAAGGTCAGCTTGGCTGAGAAATATGGGTTTGCTTCTGATGCTGTTGCACGCAGCAGaggatatatttttaagaataatCCAGAAGTGAAACTATTTGAAGGTGCAGACTTCACACTCAGACTTGCTGTGAATACAGCACAATATGGGCGAGTGTTTCAAGACAG ATCACACACTTTTTCAATCCTTTCACAACCAAAAGATGTGAAGGGTACAATTTACAATCTCAATGTTCGTGGGAAGCGTGGTAACATAGTGCAAGTGTATCCAGCTGTGGAATATGATTTTGTGCCGAACACTCTAGAACTTTCAGCAGGGGATTCCATTCACATACA gTGGACTGGCTCTAATACTAACCCTGGAAACAATGATGGACAAGGCCTTGCTGGAAGTGATCGCAGCAATATTGTATTACTGAACGCACAGCAGTATCCAGAGGGTGGTACACAGAAATTTGGACCAGGTGGAATATATGGTCATTATGGGGTAAATTACCCCATGGCTTTCAACAATCTCACATTTCTTGGTCTGTCTCAGGTGGATGTGAAAGCTCTTGCTTACCTTAATCCAG gTCAATTTGGTGGAGAGATGTCACAGCTTGATGATGCAGGAACTTACTTTGACCTTGGATTGCGAACAGTGACCTGTCCAGCTGGAATCTACCATTACATGTGCACACGAAACAATAATTTCTCCAACCGTGACCAGAAAGGACGCATAGTTGTCAATACAAATCGCATAGCCCTAAAAGCTATCGGTGCTATGGGTGGAAAAATGTCTCTTTCAGATGg ATCATTGGAGGTTATTGTTGAACCAGGCGTATTTAATGATCTCCAGAAGATTCGTGTTGAGCAGTGGACGACACAGCAAGCAGAAGAGAGAATGAGGGAATATAATCGTGAGATGACA GTTGAAGGGGATTATGCAAGCTACTTTTATCTGATGACTCCAGAACACATAATAGCAGGAAACAGTCAAGGTTTCACAACCAAGATGAAGGTTGATTCTGGGGATGTTTCAGTGTATCGTTCCACATCATCCAGCTTTGCAACGTGGACACAG GTATCAGGTGTGAACACGAAAGATGGTGTTGCCACCTTTCAAGCATTGCAGGGTGGTGTATATGTTGCTGTAACATCCAAACCAAATGTGGGCATGATTGTCGGCATCACTATTGCATGTGTGGTGGCCATAGCTGTAGTTGTTGGAGCAATTTGTTATTTCCGTCGTAACCCAGGCAAATGGCAGGCTGTTCAAACAAGCTGCACAAATGTTAAACGTTCAGTTAAAAGTAAAGTTTAA